In one Lachnospiraceae bacterium GAM79 genomic region, the following are encoded:
- a CDS encoding DUF4314 domain-containing protein — protein MTQERIEAMRRRYPPGTEVMLNSMEGESHMPPGLKGKVDMVDDAGQIHVNWENGSSLALVPGVDSFHITDLPRAERPKQQPSR, from the coding sequence ATGACACAAGAAAGAATAGAAGCCATGCGGAGAAGATATCCGCCGGGAACCGAGGTCATGCTTAACAGCATGGAGGGGGAGAGCCACATGCCACCCGGCTTAAAAGGTAAGGTGGATATGGTAGACGATGCAGGGCAGATCCACGTAAACTGGGAGAATGGAAGCAGCCTTGCCCTCGTTCCGGGAGTGGACAGCTTCCACATTACAGACCTGCCAAGAGCAGAGAGGCCCAAACAGCAGCCATCCCGGTAA
- a CDS encoding type IV secretory system conjugative DNA transfer family protein — protein MIWLAGLPVIWWVAILLADAIQPGRNLFELMEVLTEKLNHPFQFHYTEYTIKSMLVCTLLYAAGIGIFYSSQKNYRRGEEHGSARWGDARQICKKYSKKPYSQNILLTQNFRISLDTHKHRRCLNILVVGGSGAGKSRGFALPNIMQCCCSMVITDPKAELLRKTGGLLEKKGYEVRVFDLINPDTSFCYNPFEYVHDDKDVLRLISNLIQNTTPKGSQSSDPFWEKSETALLQALMLYLLHEAPPEEQNFAMIMEMLGSAQVKEEDEDYESPLDILFDRLEMRDPDSIAVKQYHIYKQAAGKTAKSILISVGVRLAAFNLPQIAKLTNTDELDLSNMGERKVALFCCIPDADTSLNYLVGMIYSQLFQTLYYMADRVHGGALPVPVNCIMDEFPNVSLPNEFEKILATCRSRSIYCSIIIQNMSQLKALFKDSWESLVGNCDEFLYLGGNEKETHKYVSELLGKETIDTNTYGQTKGKSGSYSTNFQQSGRELLQPDEVRMLDNQNALLFIRGERPILDAKYDLMKHPNIRYTEDGGAGPFNYAKAPLAHDDFTFDETRYDDYELLLDEDIIGELF, from the coding sequence GTGATTTGGCTTGCCGGACTGCCTGTCATCTGGTGGGTAGCAATCCTGCTTGCGGATGCCATCCAGCCGGGCAGGAATCTTTTCGAGCTGATGGAGGTTCTCACAGAAAAGCTGAACCATCCCTTCCAGTTTCATTATACGGAATACACCATCAAGTCGATGCTGGTCTGCACGTTACTTTACGCAGCCGGGATCGGCATTTTTTATTCCAGTCAGAAGAACTACCGCAGAGGGGAAGAACATGGCTCTGCCAGATGGGGCGATGCCCGGCAGATCTGTAAGAAATATAGCAAGAAGCCGTACTCCCAGAACATCCTGCTGACACAGAACTTCCGCATTAGCCTTGACACCCACAAGCACCGCAGATGTCTCAACATTCTCGTAGTGGGAGGCTCCGGTGCAGGAAAATCCAGAGGCTTTGCCCTGCCAAACATCATGCAGTGCTGCTGTTCGATGGTCATCACCGATCCGAAAGCCGAGCTGCTCCGAAAGACAGGCGGTCTGCTGGAAAAGAAAGGATATGAGGTGCGTGTCTTTGACCTCATCAATCCCGACACATCTTTTTGCTACAATCCATTCGAGTATGTCCACGATGACAAAGACGTGCTCCGTCTTATTTCCAATCTGATACAAAACACCACACCCAAAGGTTCCCAGTCCTCCGATCCCTTCTGGGAGAAGAGCGAAACCGCACTGCTTCAGGCACTGATGCTGTATCTGCTCCACGAAGCTCCGCCGGAAGAACAGAACTTCGCCATGATTATGGAGATGTTAGGCTCGGCACAGGTAAAAGAAGAGGACGAGGACTACGAGTCCCCTCTGGACATTTTGTTTGACCGTCTGGAGATGCGGGACCCGGACAGCATTGCCGTCAAGCAGTATCACATTTACAAGCAGGCGGCAGGAAAGACCGCCAAGTCCATCCTGATCAGTGTAGGTGTCCGGCTGGCAGCCTTCAATCTGCCGCAGATTGCCAAGCTGACCAATACTGATGAACTGGATCTTTCCAACATGGGAGAAAGAAAAGTTGCCCTTTTCTGCTGTATCCCGGATGCAGACACCTCTTTGAATTATCTGGTAGGCATGATCTACAGCCAGCTTTTCCAGACGCTTTATTACATGGCAGACCGTGTGCATGGCGGTGCCCTCCCGGTTCCGGTCAACTGCATCATGGATGAGTTTCCAAACGTATCCCTGCCAAATGAGTTTGAGAAGATCCTGGCAACCTGCCGTTCCCGTTCCATTTACTGCAGCATCATCATCCAGAACATGAGCCAGCTAAAGGCTCTGTTCAAGGACTCCTGGGAAAGTCTGGTGGGCAACTGCGATGAGTTTTTGTACCTGGGCGGCAATGAAAAAGAGACACACAAATATGTATCAGAATTACTGGGGAAAGAAACCATAGACACCAACACCTACGGGCAAACCAAAGGAAAATCCGGCAGCTACTCCACCAACTTCCAGCAGAGCGGAAGGGAGCTGTTACAGCCGGATGAAGTCCGTATGCTGGATAACCAGAATGCACTTCTGTTTATCCGCGGGGAGCGGCCCATACTGGATGCCAAGTATGACCTGATGAAGCATCCCAACATCCGGTATACCGAGGACGGAGGTGCCGGCCCGTTCAATTATGCGAAAGCACCGCTGGCGCATGACGATTTTACATTTGACGAAACAAGATATGACGATTACGAACTGCTTCTGGATGAGGACATCATCGGGGAGCTTTTTTGA
- a CDS encoding glutamyl-tRNA amidotransferase, with product MGGMPMNLLKNKKHTEIRKETAPLKMKRGQKKLFALYAVMVLSICIGATCVYAAGDPLTVVNNLSTFIFSLIRAIGLILLGFGIVQVGLSLKSHDPSQRANGFLTLAGGIIITFAKEILDLIMG from the coding sequence ATGGGAGGAATGCCAATGAATTTACTGAAAAATAAGAAACACACAGAAATCAGGAAAGAGACCGCACCGCTAAAGATGAAGAGAGGGCAGAAGAAACTGTTTGCTCTGTATGCAGTCATGGTACTGTCGATCTGCATTGGGGCGACCTGCGTTTATGCCGCAGGCGATCCGCTGACCGTAGTCAATAACCTATCCACGTTTATCTTTTCCCTGATCCGCGCCATTGGCCTGATTCTGCTGGGATTTGGTATCGTGCAGGTCGGTCTGTCCTTAAAGAGCCACGATCCAAGCCAGAGGGCAAACGGATTTTTGACACTGGCAGGCGGTATCATCATTACCTTTGCAAAAGAGATCCTGGACCTAATCATGGGATAG
- a CDS encoding DUF4313 domain-containing protein, translated as MEEPKTLSYDWQYGREELFLRVDSYMSDDNLYIGLYHMEDGYPESFADLTVNLPFAPLGGINEAYIDHNFSKEKLRFIKQHKLGTIQPDTASSGYCIFQRVAFDLKNWQSLIRKEQKDLWKEMASGKGMYQNRNKRKNRDYKEKGRKQHGSENE; from the coding sequence ATGGAAGAACCAAAGACACTGAGCTACGACTGGCAGTATGGCCGGGAGGAATTATTTCTCAGGGTAGACAGTTACATGAGCGATGACAATCTCTATATCGGGCTTTACCATATGGAAGATGGATACCCGGAAAGCTTTGCAGACCTTACGGTAAACCTGCCTTTTGCTCCGCTGGGCGGTATCAATGAAGCCTATATCGACCACAATTTCAGCAAAGAAAAGCTTCGTTTTATAAAGCAGCATAAGCTGGGAACGATACAGCCGGATACCGCATCCTCCGGTTACTGCATCTTCCAGAGGGTTGCATTCGACCTGAAAAACTGGCAGAGCTTGATCCGGAAGGAACAAAAAGATTTATGGAAAGAAATGGCATCCGGCAAAGGGATGTACCAAAACAGAAACAAAAGAAAAAACAGAGATTACAAAGAGAAAGGTAGGAAACAACATGGAAGTGAAAATGAATAA
- a CDS encoding PrgI family protein, with translation MEVKMNKEIRDYQESMFWGLSFRQCLFSVLAILAALGIYFVTRKYAGEQVTGWLCVLGAAPFAACGFFRYHGMTAEQFAWAVIKSELLYPKRLVFKSENLYFSCMEESLRLGEKMMGNGAELLEKKRTKQKKPKKRRGRGDAFD, from the coding sequence ATGGAAGTGAAAATGAATAAAGAAATCCGAGACTATCAGGAGTCAATGTTCTGGGGCTTAAGCTTCCGGCAGTGCTTATTTTCGGTACTGGCGATCCTGGCAGCCCTTGGAATCTATTTTGTCACCCGGAAATATGCCGGGGAACAGGTAACCGGATGGCTGTGCGTGCTTGGGGCGGCTCCCTTTGCAGCCTGCGGCTTTTTCCGTTACCACGGCATGACGGCAGAACAGTTCGCATGGGCAGTCATCAAATCCGAACTGCTGTACCCGAAACGGCTGGTATTCAAATCAGAGAACCTGTACTTTTCCTGCATGGAAGAGAGCCTGCGGCTGGGTGAAAAGATGATGGGAAACGGAGCGGAACTTCTGGAAAAGAAGCGGACGAAACAGAAGAAACCAAAGAAGCGAAGAGGAAGGGGTGATGCCTTTGATTAA
- a CDS encoding TraE family protein, whose amino-acid sequence MPLIKTLSQTLKQDKEKFKVPKSVQQAIPIRKIWPDGIFQVESKYSRTFRFTDINYSIASKADKTEMFLDYSELLNALDSGCTAKITLNNRKINKEEFEQSLLIPMKGDGLDEYRKEYNDMLLSKISGTNNSIYQERYLTISVHKKNIDEARTYFARVGTDIITHLAKLSSIGEELDAEQRLQIFRDFFKADVPQSFPFDMKAFAKKGHSFKDWICPDTMEFHNDHFKLGEQYGRVLFMEDYASYVKDEMISELCSLGRNLMLSIDIIPVPTDEAVREIQNRLLGVETNVTNWQRRQNANNNFSAVVPYDMELQRKETKEMLDDLTTRDQRMMFGILTMVHMADSKKQLDSDTETLYSIARKHLCQMATLKWQQVDGLNTVLPYGLRKIDAVRTLTTESTAVLIPFHTQEIMQPGGIYYGQNAVSKNMLVADRRKLLNGNSFRLGVSGSGKSFSAKEEIVDLALSTEDDILILDPESEFASLVEALNGEVIRISATSDTHLNALDMDSAYGNDRNPLIEKSEFILSLFEQLVGAGNLSAKEKSILDRCTADVYRDYMRGGYKGQVPTLKDLYRQLMLQPEEEARGLALSSELFINGSLNTFAQETNVNTKSRIIDYDIRELGEQLMPLGMLVTLDSIFNRVIQNWKKGKTTWIFADEFYLLFRYEYSADFFYRLYKRIRKYSGFVTGLTQNVEELLKSDTARLMLANSEFLILLNQATTDRDELAALLNISDNQLSYITNVGAGHGLIRCSGNLVPFENSFPRNTKLYRLMTTKPGEA is encoded by the coding sequence ATGCCTTTGATTAAAACCCTGAGTCAGACACTGAAACAGGACAAGGAAAAATTTAAAGTACCGAAGTCTGTCCAGCAGGCCATCCCGATTCGCAAGATCTGGCCAGATGGTATTTTTCAGGTGGAGAGCAAGTATTCCAGGACATTCCGGTTTACGGATATCAACTATTCCATTGCCAGTAAAGCGGATAAGACGGAAATGTTCCTGGACTACTCTGAACTTTTAAATGCACTGGATTCTGGCTGTACGGCGAAGATCACCCTGAACAATCGTAAGATCAACAAGGAAGAGTTTGAGCAGTCCCTGCTGATCCCGATGAAAGGGGACGGTCTGGACGAGTACCGGAAAGAGTACAATGACATGCTCCTTTCCAAGATCTCCGGTACCAACAACAGTATCTACCAGGAACGCTATCTGACCATCAGCGTCCACAAGAAAAACATCGATGAAGCCAGAACCTATTTCGCACGTGTGGGAACGGACATCATCACCCATCTGGCCAAGCTGTCCTCTATTGGGGAAGAGCTGGATGCAGAGCAGAGGCTACAGATCTTCCGGGACTTTTTCAAGGCAGACGTTCCACAGAGTTTTCCATTTGACATGAAAGCCTTTGCGAAAAAAGGACACAGCTTCAAAGACTGGATCTGCCCGGACACAATGGAATTCCATAACGACCATTTCAAGCTGGGCGAGCAGTACGGCAGAGTCCTTTTTATGGAAGATTACGCCAGCTATGTAAAGGATGAGATGATCTCCGAACTGTGCAGCCTTGGCAGGAACCTGATGCTGTCCATTGATATCATCCCCGTACCGACAGACGAAGCGGTGCGTGAGATCCAGAACCGACTGCTGGGCGTGGAGACAAACGTCACCAACTGGCAGAGACGCCAGAATGCCAACAATAACTTTTCAGCCGTAGTTCCCTATGACATGGAGCTGCAGAGAAAAGAGACCAAGGAAATGCTGGACGATCTGACCACCAGGGATCAGAGGATGATGTTCGGCATCCTGACAATGGTACATATGGCAGACAGCAAGAAACAACTGGACTCCGATACGGAAACCCTGTATTCCATTGCGAGAAAACACCTCTGCCAGATGGCAACTTTGAAGTGGCAACAGGTCGATGGACTGAATACCGTCCTGCCGTATGGCCTGCGGAAAATCGATGCAGTGCGTACCCTTACTACAGAATCCACCGCCGTCCTGATCCCGTTCCATACGCAGGAAATCATGCAGCCGGGAGGCATCTATTATGGGCAGAATGCCGTCAGCAAAAATATGCTGGTGGCAGACCGAAGGAAGCTGTTAAACGGCAACTCTTTCCGACTGGGTGTCAGCGGCTCCGGCAAGAGCTTCTCGGCAAAAGAGGAGATCGTAGACCTTGCCCTTTCCACGGAAGATGACATCCTCATCCTCGATCCGGAGTCGGAGTTTGCTTCTCTGGTGGAAGCCTTAAACGGAGAGGTCATCCGGATCTCGGCAACCTCGGATACCCATCTGAATGCACTGGATATGGATTCTGCCTATGGCAATGACCGAAATCCTCTGATTGAGAAGTCAGAATTTATCCTTTCCCTGTTTGAGCAGCTCGTAGGAGCCGGAAACCTTTCGGCAAAGGAGAAATCCATCCTTGACCGCTGCACCGCAGATGTGTACCGGGATTATATGAGGGGCGGTTACAAAGGGCAGGTGCCGACCTTAAAGGACCTGTACCGACAACTCATGCTCCAGCCGGAGGAAGAAGCCAGAGGGCTGGCTCTGTCTTCGGAACTGTTTATCAATGGCAGTCTGAACACCTTTGCCCAGGAAACCAATGTCAACACGAAGAGCCGTATCATCGACTATGACATCCGGGAGCTGGGCGAACAGCTGATGCCCCTTGGCATGCTGGTCACATTGGATTCGATTTTTAACCGTGTGATCCAGAACTGGAAGAAGGGAAAAACGACATGGATCTTTGCGGATGAGTTTTATCTGCTGTTCCGCTATGAATACAGTGCGGACTTTTTCTACCGCCTGTACAAGCGTATCCGTAAGTATTCCGGATTTGTAACCGGACTTACCCAGAACGTTGAGGAACTTCTGAAATCCGATACCGCCCGCCTGATGCTGGCGAACAGTGAGTTCCTGATCCTTTTGAATCAGGCTACCACCGACCGGGATGAGCTGGCGGCACTTCTGAATATTTCAGACAATCAGTTATCCTACATCACCAATGTGGGTGCCGGCCATGGTCTGATCCGCTGTTCCGGGAATCTGGTGCCGTTTGAAAATTCGTTTCCAAGAAATACAAAACTGTACCGCCTGATGACAACCAAGCCGGGCGAAGCGTAA
- a CDS encoding lysozyme family protein, whose protein sequence is MKDIKTKEVTTKPKTKNPASRIPKELMRTAILESKEKSQTIANARDNDMGEQSPSEYASGKVTSAEEWAARKTGRTVTRAGKTAAQTSYEKIKQRAAGKKEAEKETARGTGDTQTANPASREAQEAQIREVQIQEAQRQKVVSDAVKTKEQKIRAARETPRIQNRQEIAEMKQLSIREQSRKKEAKDTVRQTAIRQKQPETIRIKEKPRKQPEPKTIQKRIIKTAPQSAKISVQPEQKLRAASSNALTARMQKQMERRAAKQAAKKAALQTSDGIRRIQKTARAGENTFKAARAAVEVAAKTVQSMMAALGAAGAVIVLLLVIMVGIIGGAAFSGSSESNEALSQEVLSYTTAIQKYANQYGIPEYVSVIQAIMMQESGGRGTDPMQSSECPYNTRYSNSPNAIQDADYSIQVGIQYYADCLKEAGCTSPQDMDKLKLSLQGYNYGNGYITWAIRKYGGYSAENALQFSNEQAASHGWSAYGDPEYVPHVLRYYSSGGLFAGLFGGSGQIVSVALTQLGNEGGQKFWSWYGFDSHVAWCACFASWCGDQAGLIESGKMPKFSLCDDGIAWFQSKGKWKSRGYSPAPGTLIFFDWNGDGTSDHVGIVEKTEGSTVYTVEGNSSNAVNQRSYNINNGTIMGYGIL, encoded by the coding sequence ATGAAGGATATCAAAACCAAAGAAGTTACAACAAAACCAAAGACCAAAAATCCTGCCTCCAGAATCCCCAAGGAGCTGATGCGGACGGCCATACTGGAGAGCAAGGAAAAATCCCAGACCATCGCAAATGCCAGGGACAATGACATGGGAGAACAGTCCCCATCCGAATATGCCAGTGGGAAAGTCACATCCGCAGAGGAATGGGCTGCAAGAAAGACAGGCAGAACTGTAACCAGAGCCGGAAAGACAGCCGCACAGACTTCCTACGAGAAGATCAAACAGAGAGCCGCTGGCAAAAAAGAAGCGGAGAAAGAAACCGCCAGAGGAACAGGGGACACACAGACCGCCAATCCTGCCAGCCGGGAAGCTCAGGAAGCACAGATCCGGGAAGTACAGATCCAGGAAGCCCAGCGGCAAAAGGTGGTTTCAGATGCCGTCAAAACGAAAGAGCAGAAGATCCGGGCTGCCAGGGAGACACCAAGAATCCAGAACAGACAGGAAATAGCAGAAATGAAGCAGCTCTCCATCCGAGAACAGAGCCGGAAGAAGGAAGCAAAAGATACAGTAAGGCAGACCGCCATCCGACAGAAACAGCCGGAAACCATTCGGATTAAAGAAAAACCAAGGAAACAGCCGGAGCCGAAAACCATACAGAAGCGTATCATCAAGACGGCTCCCCAGTCTGCGAAGATCAGCGTCCAGCCAGAGCAGAAGCTCCGTGCGGCCAGCTCCAACGCCCTGACAGCCCGGATGCAGAAGCAGATGGAACGAAGGGCAGCGAAACAGGCGGCGAAGAAAGCAGCCTTGCAGACTTCTGATGGAATCCGTCGGATACAGAAAACGGCAAGGGCAGGGGAGAATACATTCAAGGCAGCTAGGGCCGCCGTGGAAGTGGCAGCGAAAACCGTGCAGTCCATGATGGCTGCACTGGGAGCCGCCGGAGCAGTTATCGTTCTTTTATTGGTTATCATGGTTGGAATCATTGGCGGTGCGGCATTTTCAGGAAGCTCAGAGAGCAACGAAGCATTGAGTCAGGAAGTCCTTTCCTATACAACAGCTATCCAGAAATATGCCAACCAGTACGGAATCCCCGAATACGTTTCCGTGATACAGGCAATCATGATGCAGGAATCCGGCGGCCGGGGAACCGATCCCATGCAGAGCAGTGAGTGCCCATACAACACTAGGTACTCCAACAGTCCCAATGCCATCCAGGACGCAGATTACTCCATACAGGTAGGAATCCAGTATTATGCAGACTGCCTGAAGGAAGCCGGATGCACCAGTCCACAGGATATGGATAAGCTGAAACTGTCCCTGCAAGGATATAACTACGGCAACGGATACATAACGTGGGCGATACGGAAGTATGGCGGTTACAGTGCCGAAAATGCCCTGCAGTTCTCCAACGAGCAGGCGGCTTCGCATGGATGGAGTGCCTATGGCGACCCAGAGTACGTCCCACATGTCCTGCGGTATTATTCCAGCGGCGGATTGTTTGCCGGCCTGTTTGGAGGCAGCGGCCAGATCGTATCGGTGGCACTTACCCAGCTTGGAAATGAGGGAGGCCAGAAGTTCTGGTCGTGGTATGGCTTTGACAGCCATGTGGCATGGTGTGCCTGCTTTGCCAGCTGGTGTGGGGATCAGGCAGGACTCATCGAGAGCGGCAAGATGCCAAAATTCTCCCTGTGCGATGATGGAATCGCATGGTTCCAGAGCAAGGGAAAGTGGAAAAGCCGGGGATATTCCCCAGCACCCGGAACCCTGATCTTTTTTGACTGGAACGGGGACGGAACCTCAGACCATGTGGGAATCGTGGAGAAAACCGAAGGCAGTACCGTATACACCGTAGAAGGAAACTCCAGCAATGCCGTGAACCAGAGAAGCTATAATATTAATAACGGAACAATCATGGGATATGGTATACTTTGA
- a CDS encoding helix-turn-helix domain-containing protein, producing the protein MPIDDLTALGQKMREARKNKELTQQELSDLSHVSVKQIANIEKGKMNPSYLILRALAKVLHISLDTLINPDVSLEDAGVNQMKMLYSSCPPEMRDTLLHHTQETVKELTELSEKFETN; encoded by the coding sequence ATGCCGATTGATGATTTAACTGCTTTAGGGCAAAAAATGCGGGAAGCCCGAAAGAATAAAGAACTGACACAACAGGAACTTTCTGATCTGAGCCATGTTTCTGTAAAGCAAATCGCCAATATCGAAAAAGGGAAAATGAATCCTTCCTATTTGATTTTGAGAGCATTGGCAAAGGTCCTGCACATCTCTTTAGATACACTTATAAATCCAGATGTTTCTCTGGAGGATGCGGGTGTCAATCAGATGAAAATGCTTTATTCCAGCTGTCCGCCAGAAATGCGTGACACCCTGCTGCATCACACCCAGGAAACGGTGAAAGAACTGACAGAGTTGTCCGAAAAATTTGAAACGAATTGA
- a CDS encoding ABC transporter ATP-binding protein: protein MNCKEKLLEVRDIHKVYTKEGVPTKALNGITFDVLDGEFLGIMGASGSGKTTLLNCIATVIKPTSGQVLLSGANVSSFDSEKLAEYRGNKIGYLFQDFALLDNLTGRENILLPLSIHNVDISAAEKKLNDIAGLFGITDVLSKFPAQMSGGQKQRVAAARSLISDPDIILADEPTGALDTKAARLLMEKLCEINHGRGRTILMVTHDPNAASFCSRILFIQDGVIFHELRRKIPTETREEFYARILQVMAQMGGGSANVL from the coding sequence ATGAATTGCAAAGAAAAACTTTTGGAAGTCCGAGATATACACAAGGTATATACGAAAGAGGGTGTTCCTACAAAAGCTCTTAATGGCATTACCTTTGATGTTCTTGATGGCGAATTTTTGGGGATCATGGGCGCAAGCGGATCAGGAAAAACGACCCTGCTAAATTGCATTGCTACGGTTATTAAACCGACCTCCGGGCAAGTCCTGCTTTCCGGCGCAAATGTGAGTTCCTTTGATAGCGAAAAACTGGCTGAGTATCGGGGCAATAAAATAGGCTATCTGTTTCAGGATTTTGCTTTGCTTGACAACTTGACTGGCAGAGAAAATATCCTGCTGCCGCTTTCTATCCATAATGTAGATATATCTGCTGCGGAGAAGAAGTTGAATGACATTGCAGGACTTTTTGGAATCACGGATGTGCTCTCCAAATTTCCGGCGCAGATGTCAGGTGGTCAAAAACAGCGCGTCGCTGCCGCCCGCAGTTTGATTTCCGACCCCGATATTATTTTGGCAGATGAGCCAACTGGGGCATTGGATACAAAGGCAGCGCGGTTGCTTATGGAAAAACTGTGCGAGATCAATCACGGTCGCGGACGCACAATTTTGATGGTAACACACGACCCGAACGCTGCAAGTTTTTGTTCCAGAATCCTATTCATACAGGACGGTGTGATTTTCCATGAGCTGCGCCGGAAAATTCCGACTGAAACACGGGAGGAATTTTATGCGCGTATCTTACAGGTAATGGCACAGATGGGAGGAGGGAGTGCAAATGTTCTTTAA